In Tursiops truncatus isolate mTurTru1 chromosome X, mTurTru1.mat.Y, whole genome shotgun sequence, the following proteins share a genomic window:
- the CCDC160 gene encoding coiled-coil domain-containing protein 160, with protein MDARRKHWKENMFAPFYSAQDILDEASQLESSSEQMTLGKAKRMEGIFNLSSRKFQEENKFKRKEVISQPNENEQEPNLRERKINISKNEADTNSASCESSNLDIAAEESFNGAEEPLSWGTEELSAPPRKDKKKKFTEELSPKLRLNLLNEELEALNMQCRKIEEEFENAEKELLNCKKEVSSKPLNFQEAGMETSKKDWELQALRNDLSEKATNVKNLTEELQQAKEVIHKLSLENKDLKEAVRKLKQQTEGGNALLKEEVKLYYELEMEKIHGELSAIKNELRVEKTIRARNNRALELLRKHFASVTSSGTPDSFMGDFFFK; from the coding sequence ATGGAtgctagaagaaaacactggAAGGAGAATATGTTTGCTCCTTTTTATAGTGCACAGGATATTCTAGATGAGGCTTCTCAGCTTGAATCCTCTTCTGAACAAATGACTTTAGGTAAGGCCAAGAGAATGGAAGGGATTTTTAATTTGTCTAGTAGAAAGTTTCAAgaagagaataaatttaaaaggaaagaagttatttctcaaccaaatgaaaatgaacaagaaccaaatttaagagagagaaagataaacattTCAAAGAATGAGGCAGACACAAATTCTGCCTCCTGTGAATCATCTAATTTAGACATTGCAGCTGAAGAAAGCTTTAATGGTGCAGAAGAGCCTCTTAGCTGGGGTACAGAGGAATTATCAGCTCCACCACGaaaagacaagaagaagaaattcacCGAAGAACTGTCTCCAAAACTTCGCCTGAATCTTTTGAACGAAGAGCTGGAAGCGCTTAACATGCAATgcagaaaaatagaagaggaattCGAAAATGCGGAAAAAGAACTTTTGAACTGCAAAAAAGAAGTCTCCTCAAAACCCCTAAATTTTCAAGAAGCAGGGATGGAAACTTCCAAGAAAGACTGGGAACTTCAAGCTTTAAGAAATGACCTCTCTGAAAAAGCAACAAATGTTAAAAACTTAACAGAAGAGCTCCAGCAAGCCAAAGAGGTCATCCACAAGTTGAGCCTTGAGAACAAGGATTTAAAAGAAGCCGTTAGGAAGTTAAAGCAGCAAACTGAGGGTGGAAATGCACTActaaaggaagaagtgaaactgtatTATGAATTAGAAATGGAGAAGATACACGGGGAGCTCAGTGCCATCAAGAACGAACTGAGAGTGGAGAAGACCATACGAGCAAGAAACAACAGAGCCCTGGAGCTGCTTAGAAAACACTTTGCTTCTGTAACGTCATCAGGTACCCCTGACAGCTTtatgggggattttttttttaaataa